The following proteins are encoded in a genomic region of Clostridium kluyveri:
- the dnaB gene encoding replicative DNA helicase: MNMCNLQAERDLLGSVIIKPDNLCDCIDLVDPDDFYQDSHKLIYSAIKKIYTGSKDVSITTIAESLGKTLSDAGGITYISELAGQTLINNNIKSCGEIIKKYSNIRKLANLLQTNLLKIKNTDADIEDISKELQEFTLKLEVKQNKDDGNISNAMETVLDNLQTRYENGGAIQGIETGLGKLDKAINGLNKTDFIILGARPSMGKTAFALNIALNTSKNSKVSFFSLEMSKEQLLERALAAKALIKLQEIKTGNLEDEKWTRISRISGLIVSSNLKIYDQIYSLNGIKAECKKRKLKEGLDIVFIDYLTLIDGVAKSENRNQEVSKISRQLKQMAKELNIVIIALAQLSRAPEQRSDHRPNLSDLRESGSIEQDADIVMFLYRDEYYNADTEEKNIIETIIAKQRNGEIGTLKFKWEPEYQRITDFYLGGN, from the coding sequence ATGAATATGTGTAATTTACAAGCTGAAAGAGATTTGTTGGGCAGTGTAATTATTAAGCCAGACAACTTATGTGATTGTATAGACTTAGTAGATCCAGATGATTTCTACCAGGATAGTCATAAATTAATCTATAGTGCAATTAAAAAGATTTATACAGGGAGTAAAGATGTATCAATAACTACCATTGCAGAAAGCTTGGGGAAAACTTTATCAGATGCTGGAGGGATAACATACATTTCCGAGTTGGCCGGGCAAACTTTAATAAATAACAATATAAAAAGCTGCGGTGAGATTATAAAGAAATATTCCAATATAAGAAAACTAGCTAATTTGCTTCAGACAAATTTATTAAAAATAAAAAACACTGATGCGGATATAGAGGATATTTCTAAAGAACTACAGGAATTTACACTAAAGCTTGAAGTTAAACAAAACAAAGATGATGGGAATATAAGTAATGCTATGGAAACTGTATTGGACAATCTTCAAACCAGATATGAGAATGGTGGTGCTATACAAGGAATAGAAACAGGACTTGGAAAATTGGATAAGGCTATCAATGGATTGAATAAAACGGATTTTATAATTCTAGGAGCTAGGCCAAGTATGGGTAAGACAGCCTTTGCATTAAATATAGCCCTTAATACATCTAAAAACTCTAAAGTAAGCTTCTTCTCTCTTGAAATGTCAAAGGAGCAACTTTTAGAAAGAGCATTAGCAGCTAAGGCATTAATAAAACTTCAAGAGATTAAAACAGGTAATTTAGAGGATGAGAAATGGACACGAATAAGCCGAATAAGTGGTTTGATAGTGAGTTCTAATTTAAAAATATATGACCAAATATATTCACTTAATGGCATTAAAGCAGAGTGTAAGAAAAGAAAACTTAAAGAAGGATTGGACATAGTGTTTATAGATTATTTGACACTGATAGATGGAGTTGCAAAGTCTGAAAATAGAAATCAGGAAGTGAGTAAAATATCCAGGCAACTAAAACAAATGGCTAAAGAATTAAATATTGTGATAATAGCCTTGGCACAATTAAGCAGGGCACCAGAACAAAGATCGGACCATAGACCTAATTTATCAGACTTGAGAGAATCAGGGTCCATAGAGCAGGATGCAGATATAGTTATGTTCCTATATAGGGATGAATATTACAATGCCGATACCGAGGAAAAGAATATTATTGAGACTATAATTGCTAAACAGAGAAACGGTGAAATTGGAACATTGAAATTTAAATGGGAACCAGAATATCAGAGAATCACAGATTTTTATTTAGGAGGTAATTAG